In Coleofasciculus chthonoplastes PCC 7420, the following proteins share a genomic window:
- a CDS encoding GAF domain-containing SpoIIE family protein phosphatase yields the protein MTARPFPSQPPNSANGTPYIAASDRTPVSALKELVACLHREQHKIQDLLSSLGFALRSFNNLNQFLELIPLMSARVTDTEGGALVLLKPNGQLRLEQMHCQDNQECQTLRPALERATQTIAAQGNEDGKSAMSPEQLDAIWSSFDDQVNRYLDTDIQLFGTPILIKNVERGRLYVFTDDLNYSWTPTRQKLVRLVADQTAVAIANDELTVELRKKERLDRELEIGAEIQLRLLPRQCPSIKGIELAARCQTASRVGGDYYDFIPTNYDQLRPIPPCDNKHIDAHKASVPWSVVIGDVMGKGVPAGLIMTMTRGMLRAEVLNRHTPARILEHLNRVMYADLENSNRFVTLFYSEYDPQTRILSYSNAAHNPPFLWKASSHSIQRLDTDGMLIGLEADSQYEDDQIQLDVGDTIIYYTDGFTDVANQHGDRFDEENLIEAFRWACEHRQGSQPILDYLFERVGEFMGGKNRNGDDMTLVVLQVKSSE from the coding sequence ATGACAGCACGCCCCTTCCCCAGCCAACCCCCTAATTCAGCGAATGGCACACCCTATATCGCGGCTTCTGACAGAACACCCGTTTCCGCCCTGAAAGAACTTGTGGCTTGCCTACACCGAGAACAACATAAAATCCAAGATTTGTTAAGCTCACTGGGATTTGCCCTACGCAGCTTCAACAATTTGAATCAATTTTTAGAATTAATTCCCTTGATGTCAGCACGGGTTACCGATACGGAGGGAGGCGCATTGGTTTTGTTAAAACCAAATGGTCAACTCCGGCTAGAACAGATGCATTGCCAAGATAATCAAGAGTGTCAAACCTTGCGTCCAGCACTTGAACGGGCAACTCAGACGATCGCGGCTCAAGGCAATGAGGATGGAAAATCGGCAATGAGTCCAGAACAGTTGGACGCCATTTGGTCATCATTTGACGATCAGGTCAATCGCTATTTAGACACAGATATTCAGTTATTTGGCACACCGATTTTAATTAAAAATGTCGAACGAGGGCGTTTGTATGTGTTTACTGATGACCTGAATTATAGCTGGACGCCAACTCGACAGAAGTTAGTGCGTTTGGTAGCCGATCAAACAGCCGTCGCGATCGCGAATGATGAACTGACTGTAGAACTTCGCAAAAAAGAACGCTTAGATCGAGAGTTAGAAATTGGCGCGGAAATCCAATTACGCCTCCTCCCCCGTCAATGTCCCTCGATTAAAGGAATTGAACTGGCGGCTCGGTGTCAGACGGCAAGTCGAGTCGGTGGGGATTATTATGATTTTATTCCCACCAATTATGATCAGCTTCGTCCGATCCCGCCTTGTGACAATAAACATATTGATGCTCACAAAGCCTCTGTACCTTGGAGCGTGGTTATTGGTGATGTCATGGGCAAAGGCGTGCCAGCGGGCTTGATTATGACAATGACGCGGGGTATGCTTCGGGCAGAAGTCCTCAACCGTCATACCCCTGCCCGCATCCTGGAACATTTGAATCGGGTGATGTATGCGGATTTGGAAAATTCCAATCGATTTGTCACCCTGTTTTATTCGGAGTACGATCCTCAAACCCGGATTTTGTCCTATAGCAATGCTGCCCATAACCCCCCTTTCTTATGGAAAGCGTCCAGCCATTCCATCCAACGTCTGGATACGGATGGGATGTTGATTGGCTTAGAGGCAGATTCTCAGTATGAAGATGATCAAATCCAACTCGATGTAGGAGACACGATTATCTATTACACGGATGGATTTACTGATGTCGCCAATCAACACGGCGATCGCTTTGATGAGGAAAATCTGATTGAAGCCTTTCGGTGGGCGTGTGAACATCGCCAAGGCTCTCAACCCATCCTAGATTATCTATTTGAGCGGGTGGGAGAGTTTATGGGCGGGAAAAACCGTAACGGAGATGATATGACCTTGGTCGTGTTGCAGGTAAAATCTTCCGAGTAA
- a CDS encoding P-II family nitrogen regulator produces the protein MSTEAIPVKPAVLITIISESVLKDRLIKLLKSKGVTGFTINDVLGEGGHGRRMGDIVGYNTNIEMKSVVSAEVSDDIFQALTEMENSHALIAFRHEVEVLNN, from the coding sequence ATGTCTACTGAAGCCATTCCCGTCAAACCCGCTGTCTTAATCACGATTATCAGTGAATCCGTACTCAAAGATCGTTTAATCAAACTGCTCAAAAGCAAAGGGGTAACGGGATTTACCATCAACGATGTCCTTGGTGAAGGGGGTCATGGCAGGCGCATGGGAGATATTGTCGGCTATAACACCAATATTGAGATGAAAAGCGTTGTCTCCGCAGAAGTCTCTGACGATATTTTCCAAGCCTTAACTGAAATGGAGAATAGTCATGCCTTAATTGCCTTCCGTCATGAGGTAGAAGTGTTGAATAATTAG